A DNA window from Drosophila biarmipes strain raj3 chromosome 2R, RU_DBia_V1.1, whole genome shotgun sequence contains the following coding sequences:
- the LOC108029914 gene encoding uncharacterized protein LOC108029914 yields the protein MTDQKTVDLLWNCASKLTDQTHTERLLKSYYITTCRKLARHNVQLPEDSFGPARMCSRCGNQWTDGRYQLHLEPQRLRQSAKNRRLIAQLEAVKAKPTKGEMNSGSRKRAKWLKKRMASQMAVDCEVCRHKTMLPLEKSRKRAKLIATAETMATTTQPAAVVQNKKKAKKKKSQAPNKDINAGLKIPKQQKPQQQLQQPAPSKKTSQPVGTAAQNPSQTSKKKKKKPAQPAPAAAKTQSKTQKQNALLQLAAQLKSNAFKDASKSQQNRLQAFLK from the exons ATGACTGATCAAAAGACGGTGGATCTGCTGTGGAACTGTGCTTCCAAACTAACCGACCAAACCCACACAGAGCGGCTCCTAAAGTCGTATTACAT AACCACCTGCCGAAAGCTGGCCCGGCACAATGTCCAGTTGCCCGAGGACAGCTTCGGACCCGCACGCATGTGCTCCCGCTGTGGCAACCAGTGGACCGATGGTCGCTACCAACTCCACCTCGAGCCACAAAGACTGCGGCAGAGTGCCAAGAACCGGAGACTCATCGCCCAGCTGGAAGCCGTGAAGGCCAAGCCAACGAAGGGCGAGATGAACAGTGGTTCCAGAAAGCGGGCCAAGTGGCTGAAGAAGCGCATGGCCAGCCAAATG GCCGTGGACTGCGAAGTTTGCCGGCACAAGACAATGCTGCCTTTGGAGAAGTCCAGAAAGCGCGCCAAACTCATAGCCACGGCGGAGACAATGGCCACCACAACACAACCTGCGGCAGTGGTCCAGAACAAAAAGAAGGCCAAAAAGAAGAAGTCCCAAGCGCCGAATAAAGATATCAATGCAGGCCTGAAAATTCCAAAGCAGCAAAAACCGCAGCAGCAACtacagcagccagcgccgTCCAAAAAAACCTCCCAACCAGTTGGGACGGCTGCCCAAAACCCAAGTCAGACgtcgaaaaagaaaaagaagaagccGGCTCAGCCGGCGCCCGCAGCCGCCAAAACGCAGTCTAAGACCCAGAAGCAAAACGCCCTGCTGCAACTGGCCGCCCAGCTGAAATCGAACGCGTTTAAAGACGCCAGCAAATCGCAGCAGAACCGCCTGCAAGCCTTCCTCAAGTAG